The genomic stretch CTACAAACAGGCCTTACGTTTTTTTTATGcagtacataaaaataatctgcCTTTGTTCTTAAGCATCTTTGGGGCCTCGGTGGCAGTGCTTGTTCAGTTGCAAGGCAGCtgcattattttcctcctctttttttaagACTTATTTCAGATCACACTCAACATGAAGACAGACTACACTCAACTCACGGCTGATAACAAATAACACTTCATTAACAGATTTTAGTGTAATCCAAGTAGTTTCTTAGCAATATAgattaaaaggcatttttttttccagcctctcCTTGCAGACGCATTCAGCTAGTGGCACTATGCTCACGTCACGGCTGCTTTTACTTTATTTGCACTGGTACCGAATAAAGCTGCTCGGCAGACGGGACACGCGCTGTGAATGAAGGCTCAGGGCACATCGCTCTCGATAAAGGGAATGTCGCTGTATTTGCTTTCCGTCACTGCCCACTGTTTCACCGCCTGATCAAGAATCTCATGGGAGAGACGGTGTGCGTAGTCCAGCACGATGGTGCTCGAGGGACCTTTCTCGTCCACCATCACTGCTATCAGTGAGGATTTCTCCCCAGTGCATCCTTCGTTACCTTCTCTGCTCCCTTCAACCAGGATGGTGTTTGAACCCGGAAAGGCATCCTTGGATTTGATGCATCCCATGGTCcatttgaaaatgcagctgCAAAGTTCAGTTCAGTGGCATGTTTTGGTAACCTGGAAGGGGTTTCCTCGTTTGTTGCACGGTGTTGCTGCTTCTCgccaggggctgcaggtgtTTCGAAGGAACAGAATGTCTCCTTTAGTGCTTCTTCACTTCTGGAGAAATCTGTCAAAACAGTGTTCCATATAAATGAAAGACATAGCTTAATGTTCTCAGGGAGCTCAAAGGAGAGCTGGGTTTGCTACAGAAGCTTGTGGAACCAACTGCGCATGGCACGCGTAAAACGCTCTGTTTGGCAGTAACGTCCATCTACTGCAATTATCAGGCAAAGTCTGACTTGAATTCAAGCTGCCCCTGAGTGCAATTCCTAGTATGTGGCATGAACTAGTAAACCCTACGTAACGGTCTGTATGCAACAGAAGCGCAAAGCTCAGGGAAAAGGAAGTTCCTTCCAAACAGATTACACGGTGCTGTTTTCCTCAATCAGTAAACAAATTCCATTTAACTCCAGAGACTGCTGCTGttcaaaacagtgaaaacaagcAACCCCCTCTCCCCCACACTGACAAAAGCATCACGCAACAACCACCTAATGAGACTCAGGGTACTTAAAACGCAGGGGGACTTGCTCAGCTTCAAGAACAAGTGCTCTGCAAAGCACCTGACCTCAGACGTGGTTCACAAGAACTTGCTAATAGCAGTTCctacttcttcccctttctcaaCACGTGAGAGGCTCCTGTTGTCAAACCCATCAAGACTCGGAACTGTTTCCTCCCCAGTTCTGCTCCGTGTTTTCTGTTTACTagcctgcagagctggtgctCAGGCTACTTTCCATACGCAGGCAAAGCAGAATTCATGCTACGCCTGACTGTGCTTGGCATGAGCGTACCCGCTTCCCAGAGATAAGAGACTGCCAGCCAAAATAAAGCCTGTGCTGCACAGAAACCAACTGTTCCCTACAGCTTCACACGATGACGTCCTGCTAAGGTCAGCCaaagttaaacattttttgtaaatAGCCTTTGAAAACATAATTATGGCAAAGATGCAAAGCCTTGTTTATCTGTTTAATTTACTGGGGGAAATAGGGGCTCCAAGCCGGTAAGCTGATCACAGGCACGCATTTGCAGAGGAAATCCatgtgcaggcaggcagccctcCCAGGTAGGACAGGgcttccccagcccagcagctgtgaGAGTCAGGTTCCTGGCGACgagcttccctcctcctcctgctagTTCCTGAACACATCCCTACCTCTTCAGGAAAGAGTTTGCGAAACTGCAGCCCAGCACTCAGAAGCGGTGGGTGGCGTTCCTGGCAGAAACTCAGACCTGAAGGGCTCCTGAAGCCACGAGGTAGGTACAGACGTTTTTGTATCAGCTGCTCGGAATCAGAACATCTCAGCATTTTAGAAAAACGTTTGTAAATCACTCTAATAAAATTCAGTAAGTTTCTGTTGTCCAGAATGGCACGATGCGGCATGTGCCAGACCCTGCCCCTAGCATTGGTAGTTTCACCCGACACAGAAGAGAGCTACACTATGGGggagatgtttattttaagaacttgctattaaatgaacaaaaagaggGATTCTCTTAACTGCATGAGAAACCATATATGAGGAggtttatataaaaaaaaacacgtgaGGCTCATACCTATGTTTTTCAGCTACATGTATTAATGAAACTTGCAATGCTTACAGACTCCAGGCCAAGGAGATGTCTGAATGCAATGCAGACTCCTGaataattcaaaacattttaatagttttttctTGCACACATCTAATTTCAATATGTAtcattaataaaacattaataaaataatttccacttGCCTTTCTGGACAAATATGTATCTCAAATGATTTACTGTGGTACGGAATCACCAACAGCACTGCTAATACCTGAAAGCTGCAATCTTCATCCAGTCAAGGTAGTTCACAGTTTCACGCCTGCCCTTCTCATTACGCTACTGGTGACAGTCAGAAGCTTCAGGTTAGATCTCATGACCTCCTTAGTCTTAGCCAGAACTATAAATATTATAGATTTAAACCTCAGCTTCTCCTGCCATATTCTGAACGCTGTTCAGATGTTCTATGCCACAGTTGACAGACCAATGTATTTTTGTCAGTTTCATCTCGACATTTTATCTAACGACCATCTGAATTTTTTAATCTAAGGTTGGAGCCAAATTCTTCTCTATGTTATCATTTTTGGGCACTTTTCAGAGGAGTTTTAGTTCACCGGTTCTGGTTCATATTTTATCGTGTTAAGACGTTTTGCTCCCACAACTTGGagatttcctttcccctttttagGGGACAACAGATGAGTTAGCATCTAGCAGAAAGATGGAGGTGATGAGAATAGGAGGACACACATCTCCTAAAGCAGGCAAAAAGAAAGGCCAGCATCTTCCTCTCGAGGATTTACCTCTGTTCCCACCTTCTTGCCTCTCCCTTTTCATTTGTGCTCACTCAAATGTTGGTGTGCCTGTCCTGTGCAGAGAAAGGGGTGGGCTGGAAAACTGCCGGATAGCAAGACACGCAAGACAAGTAAATTGCTTCAAATTGATTACTAGTTAGGCTAAATGCAAAGTTATTGACCCTAGTTTCAATTCTAGACTGTTgctcatttcattatttatagaGTGCTGTCCTTACCAAGTCGGTGTAGTGTGTTTTAGAGTTTGCCTGCTCTACCTGAGTTAACGGTTGGCACATAAACGATCGTACATGAAGCTGTCCTCggtcttctgttttcctgacaACCGTTGCTTGCGCGTATGGGATGAAGCACTGTGTAAATCCTCCCTACCTAACTCGTCTCCAGGTGCTAAGTTATGACCCGGAGTTTAACATGCCTAGCTTTTTGCTCAAaactcactctttttttttttgggggagggggtggggggagcaaGAGTTCATTTTACTCCTGGCACAACGCTTCACTCAGCAAGTGCTCAAGGCAACCCTGCCAGATAAGAATCTGTGTCAGCATCCAAGCTCTAACCTGTGGTCAGGTGCATTTCAGGAACCACTGCATAGATGGTTCAAGGCTCAGGCCAAAACCTCTGTGGGTGTAGCTGCTCGCTGGACACGCTTTTGTGCTCAGCTCAAGGCAGAAGTTTGTGTGCTGCTACCTGTCCCGTCCCACTCTTAACCAGGAGTTGAAGCAGCACCATTACAAGTCTTAACAGatcatctctttttaaagaccAGTCTTACAGTAAGtgaaatatctttttcaaaCAAGCTAAATCAACAAGTTCTTAGCTGTGCTCAGTTTGGGTGGATATGTCGATAAGCTTTTAAATACCTCATTTAACTTCAACTCTATACATGCTGTGTGCTGTTTCTAAAAGGGTCCTGAAAACACATCCCTGGAATTTCAAGTTCAGGTGTCGTTTCACCTGTTACTACGCATCCATGCACAGTGGTaatacaaagacagaaaatactgaGGGGGCCGCACCATGCTGAACTCACCTTGCATGAGAGGGCCAAGCAGTCTCTGCCAGCCTTCTTAAGTGTTTCCTGCCAAGCTAAGGCCATTTCTAATCActgctgaaggaaataaaacaatattaaaaagatGCCTGCAGTTTCCTATCACgccatacaaaataaaaaggaggggGAACAGCATGGGAGACATTAATAGCataactgcagttttatttagaTAAATATAGATGTTTTAGCATTAAAATCATCAATACAAAATTACAGAAGGATAAATGGGAACTATCCAAAAATAagagttttgtttctctctctggaATACGTTTACGTATGACAAAGAGAGGCCTAAAAGAAAGCTTGTAGGTTCCAATGTGACTCCTGATGGGGAGGCATTCAGCTTCTTCCTCAATGCCCACGAGGGAAGGTCAGTGCGCTACTTACCGGCGATGCGTCTGCTTTTAACAAATCATCCCCCTTGTCCCCAGTGCAGCACAGACAGCTTCACGGCTGGGACTCTGCAAAGGGAATTGGTAAATAAAGCTTAGCACTTAGGAAGGTGTCAGAGTTGTGTGTCGTCACAAAGTTAGATGAATCTCTAAGTGCTGTCCTTGCAGAACTCTTTGCCTGCTCACCCCCAGTGTTTGACTTTGTCAAATGCAAAAGGATGATGCAGCACTTCAGAAATTACAGCGAGtgagaggctgcagcaaggtATGTCCAGTACCCAGCCCTGGGCATGCAGCGGGGCCACTGCCTGGGTAAGGGGCTGCCGTCCCACCCGCAGGATGccagccctccccccccaccgCAGCAAGTGCAGGTAGGGACGGTTTCGGCTGGGCTGTTGGAAGGGTATCACGTCAAGCATCTGGAGTGCCCCATCTCGTGTCTAATCTTAAAAGTCCTCTCTGATTTTCTCCATCTCCGAGAGGGATGCTGAGACCTGGAACATCTATCATCCAAGCACAAAGGGAGGAACAGTCAGACAATCACAGTGCTGTCATTACCAGGGGAATTGTATTACTCTGTCATAATAAAGGCAGCCAAACTGAAGCCTCTTGCTTTCTTGGACTactctgaaaaagcagcagcgcAGTTTTCTGGGCCGATGGAGAGAGGAGGAGTTTGAAATTATTATATTACTGATGTTGCAGAATAGGGAGAGAAATGTTAGTAACTGTTCAGCAGAAGTTCTCCCCACTGTCGATAGCAAAAACTAGCAACGGGGCCTCCAAAGCCACCCCCAAGATACACACTGCGGAAATACCCAGCCCGTGGTTGTGCTTGCTGGCTGGATGTGCAGCTAGCCTTAACTGAATTCCTCAGCCTTTCAGaaattgcatgtatttttttcttctaaaaacaatctgaaaaaattaaacacaaaggGGACAAAATTTCCCTGTATTCCCACTGGATTACAGACTTTTCTCAGACTTAAGTGGGAAACACGGCAGACGAGCACACCACAAGGAAATCCAGGCCCACCCACGCCGGATGCCAGGTGACCTAACGTACTGACAGGCAGAGGTAAACCAAGCAGCCCTTGGGGCACCCAGACCTCTGGGCTGCACCTTACCACATCAGATGTTTACGTCCTCCCcgcagcagcagagaggggcaGAAACCCAGCAGATCCGAAGGctgccctccctctccccagccaggTGGGGTGTCAGGCACGAGGACACGTGACGTGTCTTGCCAACAGCTACGGCACCCGAGCAGCAGAGGGACACGGACCCCACGCTTAGGGTGCAGCTCCCCCGCCAGCGCCCGACGATTCAGAGGCTCCCCCGTgccgagcagccccaggcaggggctCCCAGAACGCGCCAGCCCTGCAGGTTTACGTTTCTGCCTCTCCTTAACATCCAGCTTGCTGCAAAGCCTACAGAGCAGATGCGTGGACACGCGTTTATGAAGAAGTCTCTTTCTAATCACAGGAGAAGAAagttaaaatgctattttaagaCGATTTCCAAGACTCAGCTACCTCAGGCAATCACTGAAATACCCCAGTACACCAACACAACCCAGGCAATGACGAGCAAGCACAGAGCCTCATCCCTCACAGGGCCGTTCCctctccctggtgctgctggctgccgaCAAGAGATAAGAGCTGCAGATTGGAGGGGCTGGATGCAGGAGATGCAAACACCCGCTGTGCCGGCAGGATTAGCGCGCCAGTGAAAGCCTCCTGGCTATCTCGCAGCACACGCTGGAATTTTAAagccttcccccctccccagctagAACCGATTAACTTCTGCAGGCTCCTAGGGCAGCTTGTAGCTGActggggcagcagcacagcactggggaGCACTTTGCTTTCACTCTTCCCTTCCAGAGTTAGGCATGACCGCCAGCTCGGTTAAGAAGGCTCTTCAATAAGAAGATGGTTGATGCAGCAAGCAAAGGTGAAGCAAGGAACCTTTATGTCAAAACAGCAATACCTCAGAAAACAGCCGTGCCATTAGGTCCAGTCCTCTGCAGTCAGGTTTGTTTCCATCCAGGAAACAGGCTTGTTAGAAGCTGAGAACACCATGTGCTTGGTAGCTCTGTCATTTCATGAAAGTAAAAGTGTGCCCCAGCCAGCCTGTCCTGAAatccctcctcctgccttcagCACAGCAGATTGTCTGCCAGGATTGCATTCAGCTTGGAGAGCAGCCTGAAGAGAAGAGGTGAAGCGGATGCTGAAAACTCCTTACACGGTCTGCTCCCGTTTAGCTTAGCTGCTGCCCGTGCAACCATAGGTACTACTGCTTCTGTCAGAACGTGGAGAAAACGTGTGCAATGCATGCACTCTGCTTGGCTTTTCAACGCCTGGTGGTTTTGCCCCCCAGGATACAAGCGAGCAGGCATTTATCAGGGCAGGTGCAGCCTCTCTGACACGGGCAAGGGAGAGTCATTGAGTCGCTGTCCCCGACACACAAACAAGCACGGCGTGCCTGATATTTACCAAAACTTGCTTTCTCAATGAATACGACCGGACCAAATGGAATTTCCTTATCGCAAAGCTTCAGAGTGCGGCGGCTGTAAAGGAAAGGGATGAAGAACTCGAAGATGCTGAGCTGCTCAGAAGCTCCACCTGCAGGAAGGGTAGCCAAAACTGAAGGAACCAACCACAGAAATGAGAGAACGCCTTGcttcagaggaaggaagagctAACGGTCATGGAGGAGACCTGAATCTCCCTAAGAACCCAGACCCAGTTCCCAAACGGTGCTCAAAGACATAGCAAAGTGTTCAGCCCAGACCTACAGCAGTTTCCttgccctgagcaacctggaaAGATACGGGATGCTGTCTCAACACCTCTTTCAGCAAAGGCCAGAGGATCGCAAGCACCTGCCCCAGGATGGCACTGGTGGGTTCCAGCACTCACAGCAGCTACTGTCAGGGCTACGCGGAGGAATGTGCCCAAACACCAGGCTGCTCAGCTTGGGCTACAACCGAGGACCTACGaagcctgctcctgccctccaCAGGTGCCAGGCAaggacagcctgctgcagacagCGACCGGGGAAGCCGAGATCGTGGGGAGCGAGAGAGCCCCTCCTCCTGTTGGCAGCGCGAAGCGGTGAGCCCCTTCCTTCCCGCAGGTGTTTCACCCTGAGGGGCTCACCTCTACCCTCCAACCCGTGCCGCCAGGCTCAGCCGCCAGCGCCGGACCCGAAAGGCAGGAGCACGGGAGGGGCTGACGGGGGCACGGGGCGACCAGCGGGGATgagcggggggggggtcccttttttatttaattgccCCACGTAGAGATGTGCCGGGGGCTCTCGCCCCCCGAGGacccccctgcctccctcctcctcccccggGGCGCCCACCCCGCGGTCCCCCGGCCCCTCTCCCCCCGACACGTACCGGCGGCACCGGGGCTGCTCCCTccgggcgcggggcggcggcggggccccgccTGCAGCCGGCGGCGGGCGGAGGCGGCGCGGC from Oxyura jamaicensis isolate SHBP4307 breed ruddy duck chromosome 7, BPBGC_Ojam_1.0, whole genome shotgun sequence encodes the following:
- the C7H2orf88 gene encoding small membrane A-kinase anchor protein — encoded protein: MGCIKSKDAFPGSNTILVEGSREGNEGCTGEKSSLIAVMVDEKGPSSTIVLDYAHRLSHEILDQAVKQWAVTESKYSDIPFIESDVP